TACTAATCCCTTAGCACATGATACTAATTTTCTCGATGATTTAATTAATATTGCTAGTGCTAAAACCTTGCTAGTTCTCGACCGTGGCTTTTATGATTTTGGTTTTTTCTTGCGCTTGATTGCCAAACAGGTTGATTTTATTACTCGCATCAAATCAAATGCAGTATTTGATGTTGAGCGAATTTTCAGCTACGACTACACACTTCGAGACCGGATAATTTCCTTCAACACAGAGGATAAACACCAAAAAATATTACGTTTACGTCTCATTGAAGTCAAGCAAGGCAAGACTTGGTATGCCTATGTTACTTCAGTTTTAGATCCTCAAATTCTTCCACCTTATGTCGTTGCCGATCTTTATGCGAAACGATGGAGAATCGAAGAGGCATTTAATACTGCCAAACGCTTGCTGGGGTTAAGTTATCTCTGGACAGGTTCTGTCAATGGTGTCAAGCTTCAAGTTTGGGCAACTTGGTTATTTTATGCAGTTTTAATCGACCTTGCAGATGCTGTTGCTGATGAAATAGCCCTCCCGTTTGAACGCATTTCTTTAGAGATGATTTTTCGTGGGCTTTACCATTTTAATCATGCTTATAACAAGGGTCGAGCAACCGATCCAGTTTTATTTTTTGCTGCTCCAGAGAACAAAAACCTTGATGTTGTTAAGACAATACGAAAAGAGCCTCAAACCCTTGACTTATCGCCTTTTCCTTTACCCTTGACAATTCCTGCTTTTCCTTAACTTGTTACTAATCGGCAACACAATAAATAAACTCACATAGTTGTTACATGAAAAACACGCATTAAACACATCCACAAATGGGGATTAATACTTCTAAATTTCAGAAGGTAATCTGCCTAGATGCTATGATGGGACGATAATTTGCAAAAAATATTTGATTTTGTCTGTTATCTAGAAGCAGCCACTAATCACCCAAATAAAACGGAGAGGGGGGGATTCGAACCCCCGTTAGGTTTCCCTAAAACGCATTTCGAGTGCGCCGCATTCAACCGCTCTGCCACCTCTCCAGATTCTCTTAATTTTATTAAATCTCTCAAATTAAGCATAACATTATAACACGATAATTGTGATACACCTAATAAAAAAGTTCTGAGATTGGTGATTGATGTCAATCGACAAGTTCATCTCAGAAAAGTGTAAGGTATTCATTCCGTAGCGTAGCCTGATTGCCATCATCAAGAAACTGAATTCTCCATGGCAAGTCTATCTCTCCTCTCTTACCGCATACCCACTCACGACCCAAATAATTGAACGCACACCATCACGGATAGACTTTTCAATCGGTTCTGGAGTACTTCTAGAAGGGACAGACACAGGACGAAAATCAATTCCTCGACTTCCTAAAACAATTTCACCAATTACCCTGGCACGGCGCATATGGTAATCAGAAGTAATCAAATATACACTTTTAACACCATTTTTTTCTAGCTCATCTACCAGAGTCGTGAAATTTTCCACCGTATTATTAGCGCGGTAATCCAAATGCAAGCGCTTGGAATCAACACCCGCTTTGATAAATACCTTTCTGGTAATTCGAGGTGGACTACCACCAGTAATCCAAATCGGTAAATGGGGGTACTTTTTGGCAAAATCTGCCGTAAATTTTTCTCGCTCCAACTGGGTTGTAGAGCCGCCCAAGACTAAAATTGCCTGAGGTTGAGTTAGTTGGCTTTTAACTTCTTGATAACCCCAGAAAAGTGACAAGGGCAACGCTAGGGGTAATAAACGAGCGGAAATTCCTTTAAATAGTCGCTTTCTCAAGGCTCTATCACTTTGACTGTCAAGACAATTGTTGGGAAGAAAATCAAGAATCTAGATAATTTCTCGGACTAACAAAAATTACTTAATCAGAAATAATAACCTCTAACTCTGTAGATGCACAGTCCTTAGACGCTAAATTTCATGATTTCTTGACAACGGGACTGGCCAGATTCGAACCGGCGACCTAGCGCTTAGGAGGCGCTCGCTCTATCCAGCTGAGCTACAGCCCCACAAGGGTATCACCCACCATGATATCATTTTTAGCCAGATTGCCAGGTATTTTTCCAGTAGTTCCCGCCTATTTCTAATCCACACAAAGAACTATGAGCGGTCAGGACAATTTGGCTTTTGCCTGCACTGAATTCTCGCAGTTGCAAAGATAACAGACCTTTGGTCGTGTCGCGGCAGGAGAAAACTAAGCCCTTCTCCGTAGGAACTCGCACCCAGGTTCCGGGTAAATCCGTAGTGCCCATTAAGTCTACAGTGTAATGTTCATTTGTCGCCTGCATTTGCCACTTGCCCCAAGGAGTGACTTCCCATTTCACCCGTGAATTCCAAGGAACAAACTCATAAAATTTTCCTTGATGGTGAATCCCTACCATTCCCGGAGATTCCATCCACCAGAGAACTTTTCTTTTACCTGCAACGGCTGTGATGGCTAAATCCGGTTCATTCTCAAAAGAATTACAATTGATCCAAAACCATTTTTCGGGAAAAGCGCCACCCCAGTTTTTCTCTGCGTAGGCAGGTGCATACTCAAACTCGTAAAGCTTGCCATTCCAATCTATCCAACCGGAGGCAACACCATGAGCCATGAGAATTTGCCAACCTGGCTCAAAAATTTGCAGACTAGATAGCCAACCTGCTGTCGATTGCTGCCAACTGCCTTTATTTCCCCAACCGTAAATCGGTTGAATATCATAGCACCAACGACAGTATTGCCCCGTACCGGGATTGTGGATTACCCCTTGATTGAGATTTGCTGTTGCTTGGTAGCCAGATTTCACAACTGATTCAAATGTAGATGGTTCTAGATAGGTAGCTGGAGTCTGCAACTGCGTTTTACCCCAGTGTCCCAAAGCTAATTCATCCTTTTTTGCCCAGAACTGTTGCACATTGGGGAAAGAGCGACAGAGGTATTCCTCATTGGCTCCGAGAATCTGTACCGCTCCTCCACTGTAGGGTTTTTGCCCCCAGGGATCATCTATGGAGTACATGAAGGCAAAGGTTTCTCTGTCTGCGGGTAAGGTGACACGGTAGTACCAACCTTCAAAAAATCGGCGTTGACTACCATCCCAGTGGTAGCCACTATGGGGGGTTTGGGTGAGCATGGAAGGGTTAAGGGTGAAAGGAGAGGGGGAAAAATATTTCTGGTTTGTCTGTTCCTGATTCCCTATTACCTATTACCACAAACCATTTGGCATTTTTGCATTGACATCTATAAGTTATATGGAGTCTACTCTATCCTGAGAGTATAGTGATTCTCGCTAAATCAAACAAAGTTTTGGAAAATAGAAGTTGCGGGGTGAAGTTGCCGAGTGAATCTGCTCGCAGTGATGGACTTGATATGTTTTGACTTCTACCTTCTTGGGTGCATTGCCAGTTGCCATTCTGCTTGCTAACACAGTACCTTGATTTATCTGTTGTGGGTAATGGGGAATTATCAGCACAGATTGGAAAACTTTTGAAAGATAGGGATATTAACTTATCCGCAAACGGTGTGATTTAGCTGTTTCTTTAATAGCGGCAAGCATAAGCAGTCAACCTATGACGAAACTCCACTGGCTAGAAATTAGTGAATATATTTCCCTGTACGCTTCTGCATTGGGTACTTTAGCGGCTGCAATGACTCAACAGGTGGCTTATGCTGCTGCACCTTTGACATTGGCATTAGGTTTAAACGTTGTCAACCGGGAACGCTTCAAGCAGTTGAATCAACGACAAGAAGGAAGCGCGATCGCCGAAGATGGTTCTCACTTGAGTACTGCCCAACTAGAGCAATTCGATCAGTATATCGATCCCTTCCGCCAACGATTGGCAAATTTTGATGCCTATACACAAAAGCTGAGTGAAAGTACCCAGCAGCAAATTGCAGAAATTAAGCGCAACCAACAAATTGTCGGTACTGAAAAAACCCAGGTACAAATTGATTCCGCACAAGAACAATTAAATCTCAATGCCCAAAAACAAATTGAACCATTACAGCAACGTTTGGCACAGTTAGAAGCGTTGATTCAACAGTTGAATAGTGCCACACCCCAACAAATGGAACCCCTACGGCAACGTTTAACCCAGTTGGAAACATCAACTCGACTTTTAGAATCTCTGCAACAACGTTTATCACAATTGGAAGCAGGGATTAATAATCGTTCCACCCCAGAAGAACCTGAGAAAACCCAACCCCTGTGGCAAAAATTAAACCAGTTGGAAGCATTTACAGAGCAGGTGGAACCGCTAAAAAAGAGATTGGTGGAGCTGGAAGCGTCGGCTCAAAATCTGACGACTAGCGCACCACAACCAATAGAACCCCTGTGGCAACGATTAACCCAATTAGAGGACATCATCCAACAATTGAGCAGTCAGACACAGCAGGTTGAGCCATTAAAACAGCGTTTGTTACAATTGGAAACTTCTTTGCAAGAGTCTAATTTTAATACCCAGCAGTTGGATCAGTTCCGTCAATATTTGGGGCAGTTGAACACCGCAATCCAAAATAATCAACAACAAATTTCTCCCTTAAAACAGCGTTTGGTGGAGTTAGATCAATTAACAGAAAAATTCAACACCACGACTCAGCAACAGCTAGAACCCTTGAGGCAACGTGTATCGGAGTTAGATGAGTACCTGCGGCAATTAAATACTAGTACTCAGCAACAAATAGAAGAGTTTAAGTATGCGATCGCCCTCCTACAAACAGAGTTACAAAAACTCAAGCCAGAAGCAAAGCCAGAATCACTAGTCAACCCGATTCCAAATCTTCCACCACCCCCCTTCAAGTCGCCCCAAAAAACGATATTACAGCCATTACCAGAAATTCCCCCTAACCCAACTCAACCGCCCCAAACGCCCAAAATTCCTACCCATACTGCCACCACACCCCTGAACAAGCCGGAATTTACTACTGTTCGCACCCTTACCGGACACACAGATCCAGTTTTGTCCCTAGCATTTAGCCCCGATGGGCAAACTCTAGCCACGGGAAGTGAAGATAAAACTATTAGAATTTGGAATTTAAACAATCAGCAATCTCGTACTTTTAACCTATCAGGAAGTGTGAATTCCGTAGCTTTTAGTCCCGATAGTAAAATTTTAGTCAGTGGCAACCACGATAGAATTATTCAACTACTAAATGTCAGTACAGGTGAAGAAATCAAAGCTTTCACTGCCCATCCTGATAAAATATATGCCGTAGCCTTTAGTCCTGATGGTAAATGTTTTGCTAGTGGTAGTCAAGATAAAAGTGTCAAGCTTTGGTCTGTTGATAGTCAAAGGGAAATTCTAACTTTACAAGGACATCTAGATGAAATTCTCTGCATTGCCTTTAGTCCTGATAATCAAGTTTTAGCTAGTGGTGCAGGTAACAAAGATAGAAGTATTAAAATTTGGCATTTAAATCAAAGTAAATTTCTCACCCTCAAAGGGCATCATGATAATTATGCAGCCATAAATTCTGTCACCTTCAGCCCTAACAGTAAGATTCTAGCTAGTGGTAGTCAAGATAAAACTATTAAACTTTGGCATACAGAAAATGGTCGGGAAATTCGTACGCTTACAGGACATACTGATGATGTGAATGCGGTTGCCTTTAGCCCTGATGGTCAAATTATTGCTAGTGGTGGTCGAGATAAAACCATTAAATTCTGGCAAGTGGATACAGGAGAGGAAATTCGCAGTATTACAGTCAGTGATAGTACAATATATTGTCTAGCTTTCAGCCCTGATGGCAAAATATTAGCTAGTGGAAATGGAGATAAAACTGTCACCCTAATTAGCTTACCCTCACCTATTATCAAGGGTTGAGGAAGTGGGGAAACAGAGCGTAATTCTGGTTAGAATCTCAAAAATAAAATAATCTACTTTTTAACAAGTTTCACATATATTACTTGCCTTATTTTATATCCCTAACCAGTCACGTAGTTCTTTGCTTAACCATGTAATTTCTGGCTCTGATTGTACAAAACCATCTCTACCTCCTAACTCATACTTGCGGACTCCTGCCCAAATAGTCAATCGGGGTGGTACTTCTACTTTGTCTCCTTCTGAGTCGATGGTATAACTACGGGGTTCTGTAATGACTTGACTGATATCTTGAGTATCACTAATAGGTACAGGATGGTATTTCCAGCCAAATAATTCATGGGTATAGATAATTTTTTGGCGGTTAAGGTGGAGACGCTTTTTTCCCCATAGAGCAAAGAAGAATACATAGATGAGGTACAAACCCACACCCCAAAAGGGTATAAGTATCAGCATAGCAAGATAATTGATGAGAAAGGGTACTTTAAATAAGTCCCAAGTCACGTAAACAAGAAATGAATTCCAGGCGATCGCAAAGAAACCGATAAAAATGATTGCCGGATGCCATCCTAAAGCTGGTACACATATTTCTAAGTAATCATCTTGTTTTTGCAGTTCTACCAGACTATTGCGAGGTTTACCAATAGTTTCAGGGGTAGGGACAATTGTATGTAAATTATTTAACCCCACTATTGCCTGACTCCCTTCAGCAAAGCGCTTTTCTAAACTGGGTTCCGTCATTTTTTGCAACCACATCTGCAAAGCGGGGGTAATATTTACAACCTGTGAAAATTGAATTTTTAAATCCTTTTGCGGTAAATCTGCGGGTTGAACCCCCGTCACCAAATAAATTAGAGTTGCTCCTAAACTATAAAGGTCAGATGCTGGTACTGTGCGTCCACCGAATTGTTCTGGTGGCATATAACCATAGGTTCCGACTACCGTCATTGTTGCTCCTTCCTGAGCTGCGACGGTTTGCACAGAGCCAAAATCCACCAAATACACTTTACCAACCCGATTCCCGGAGCGATCGCCCAACAAAATATTACTCGGTTTTATATCCCGATGAATCACCGGAGGGCTTTGTCCATGCAAATAGACAAGAATTTCTAAAATTTGCTGGGCAATATCTTTAACATCAGATTCAGTAAAACTACGTCCTTGTTGGAGATGTTCTGCGAGAGTGATGGCAGGAATATAAGTCTGTACTAGGGCAAATCCTTTGTATTGGCTGGAGTTCACCTCAAAATAGTCAAGATAACGGGGAATCGCTGGATGGGATAAGGACTTTAAAGTTTCCGCTTCCCGTTCAAATAATTTCAAATCATCCCATACAAAGTCATCATGAAAAGATAGCAGCTTGATAATTACCAATTCCTGTTTAACTACATCACGCACTAAAAAGGTTCTTCTACCAGCTTTTTTCCCTAATAATTTTTGGATTTCGTAGCGATCGCTCTCTGGACAATCACCAAATATGTGACTCGTCATAGGATGAAGTCTCTAGGCTACGTGACAAATGATGTTATTAATGCTCTCAATATAACTAGTTAATACTAGGAATGGGTGAGAGAAGACAGAAGTACAGACAATCAACAAAACACCCCTTACCTTTCCCCTTTCCCCCTTCCCCTAACAATCATGCCTAACCCCCTTTGGCCCTATACTAGTCCTGGAATTCCTGATGAGCTATTCGAGCATTTGCCAGGAATACCCATGAGTCAGCGAGAAATTCGCCTGTTATTGATTTCCCAATTGCGACTACAATCGGATACCGTGCTTTGGGATATTGGTGCGGGAACAGGAACTATTCCTGTAGAAGCAGGTTTATTATGTCCCCAGGGAAAAATTATTGCCATAGAACGCGATGAGGAAGTAGCGAGTCTAATTCGTCGTAACTGCGATCGCTTTGCAGTCAAAAATGTTGAGGTAATTGAAGGAATTGCCCCTGATTGTCTTCATGAACTCCCAGAGCAACCCCAACGTGTCTGTATTGAGGGTGGACGTGCTATTCACGAAATCATAAAAACTGTATGGCAATATTTACCATTAACCGGTCGAGTAGTCGCTACAGCTGGTAATCTAGAAAGTCTGTATACTATTTCCCAAAGCTTTGCCCAGCTGCAAGCCAGAAATATCGAAGTTGTCCAGTCTGCGATTAATCGTCTCGAAACACGCGGTTTTTCTCAAACTTTTGCGGCAGTAGACCCTATATTTATTCTCAGTGGAGAAAAATTAGACTAAACCGATTATGCAATGCAGGATTAAATCTGAAATTTCTCTGGGAAAGTTAACTTGAGGTGGGAAACCACAGAACTTCCCACAAAATCATTAATCCACAATTTGAAAGAATGCTATGCCTTGGTCTCGAATTTTCAGTGGAATTGTGGCGATCGCGATTGCTCTCACAGCTACCCTTTTAGGTGGGTGGTATTTTACCCTAGTGTTCGCAGTAATTATTTTTCTGGGACAACAAGAATTTTTTAATCTTGTGAAGGCGAAAGGCATAGCACCTGCGGCAAAGACTACTTTGGTAGTAAGTCAGATTTTATTAGCTATTTGCACCCTTGATGGTAACTTAGCCGATGCAGTCATGCCAGTTGCGGGTACTTTCATTTGTTTTTACTTACTATTTCAGCCGAAAATGGCAACCATCGCGGATATCTCCGCCTCGATTCTCGGTCTTTTTTATACAGCTTATCTCCCTAGTTACTGGGTACGTTTGCGGGCGATCGCCAGCCATAACTTCAATTACATACCTCTCGGAGGATATATCCCTCCCAATTGGACAGACATCTTCACCAGAGAGCATATTCAATCTTTACCAGCAGGTTTAACAGCCACGGTTTTAACATTTTTTTGTATTTGGGCTGCTGATATTGGAGCTTACACCTTTGGTAAGTTCTTTGGTAAAACTCCTCTTTCAGAAATTAGCCCGAAAAAAACAGTGGAAGGAGCAGTATTTGGTTTACTTGGTAGCGTCTCTGTAGCCCTTGTCGGTGCATACTATTTAAGTTGGTCGCAATCTGCTTTTACTGGTATAGCCCTAGGTTTGTTGATTGGTATTGCCAGTCTCCTGGGTGATCTCACAGAATCAATGCTCAAACGCGACGCAGGTGTCAAAGACTCCGGAGATTTAATCCCTGGACATGGTGGGATTCTTGACCGTACTGATAGCTATATTTTTACCGCTCCCTTAGTTTATTACTTTGTGACTTTAATACTGCCACTCCTGGGAAATTGAAACAGGCTAAAAGGTCAGATTTTTCAAATTTTACCCACCCCTCAAGGTCTTTAGCCACTGTACAAATTGCCCATTTTGTGTGTATTCATCCATTGACAGTTGCAACCTCAAAAATCACGAATAAAATTAAATATTATAAAAATAAAATTAAATATTGTTTTGATTTACAATTTCTCATGACTAAGGGTTAACATTAATTCTTCCACGACAAACTAATTTCCCTGGGATCAGCTTTAGCTCTTGAATATCCACATCTGTACCTAAATAAAAAGTCATTCCTTGTTCGTTTTTAAACATCTGACCATTATTGTATTGCACCTCTATTTGTGATATGTGCAGTTCTTGACCGCTTATCATCTCCACATTTAGGCGGATTTCGGAAAATGTAGATTCTTGACCTTCTGTACCAGAAACACAAAAGAGTATAAGCTGACTATTGTCAAGGACTATTTTTTGACATTTAGTTGGCTTGGATTTTAGGCTATCTTCTGGTAAAAGTTTATCCAGGACATCATTTAATGCTGTCGATAGCAAATCCGAGGAAATAGAAGTATTCAGGTCTACTTCTTCCATACTTAATTCTCCAACTACTGGTACTATTTCTAACAGTTTTATTGCCTTGCCTTTAAGTATCGAGCCAATATTGATGCGGATATTTTCGGCTACAAGTTGTACCTTTGTCAGGTGTAAACCTTGATAAACCGCATAGTTGGCGCCAATAGATACCAAAGGAACATTGCCCGTAAGTAGTTGACGATCGCTAGTTTGGATATGAATATCCAGCTGAGAGATTTCACTAACCTGGGATTTCAGCCACAATTTCAGTGCTTTTGTGAGTATATTTGTTACTACACGAATATTCTTACCACTTGACGTTTGTGAATTATTTTCTACCATAAACTTGAGCACCATCAAAATTTTTACTTTTCGACCAAAAATTGCTGAAATGACTTTCAACTGTAGCGTCTGTATCTATTCAAGATGACACGAAAGGATTATATTTATTCACAAGTTCACTGCATCATGTATTGTATTGTTATCTAGAGAACACGTAGTTTCCACATGGAGGAAAGGTTACAAAAAGTTTTATCTCAATGGGGCATCGCCTCCCGCCGAGAAGCTGAAGAAATGATTCGGCGATCGCGGGTGCGAATTAATGGAGTATTGGCACAAATAGGACAGAAAGTAAACCCTCAAAAAGATAGAATTACGGTTGATGGTCAGCTGATTTCAGCACAGCCACGTCCGGCATTAGTATACCTGTTACTGAATAAACCAGCAGGGGTAGTTTCCACCTGTGAAGATCCCCAGGGTAGGCAGACTGTTTTAGATTTATTACCCCCAGAATTACGCACTGGTCAAGGAATTCACCCAGTTGGTCGTTTGGATACAAACTCCACAGGTGCAATTCTCCTCACCAATGATGGCGACCTGACCTTTAATCTTACCCACCCGCGTCACAATATCCCTAAAACCTATCAAGTTTGGGTTAAAGGACATCCTCCTGAATCCGTACTCCAAACATGGCGTGCAGGAGTATTACTAGAGGGTAGAAAAACAAGACCAGCCAAAATACAAATCATTCATCAGCTGGCAGAACAAACTTGCCTAGAAATTATCTTACAGGAGGGTAGAAACAGACAAATTCGCAAAGTAGCTCAACAACTAGGCTATCCAGTAGCTAAATTACATCGAACCAAAATCGGGTCAATTTCATTACAAACATCCCCAAAAGCATATTTACCTCCAGGGAAATATCGCTATTTAGATGAGCATGAAATTATCTGTTTACAACAATCAATAAAGCAAATTCCTATTAACGATTCAGCTGGGTTTTAAGGAGTGTAATAGAAGATGAAGTGGCTAAGAAGGAAAGACACACAACCGTCAAACCCTTCATTAGAACAACAAAGAGCCGAGAAATTGGCAGAACTGGGTGAACTACTTGGCAACTCCCGTAAAGCTCATGGACTCACCCTAGAAGAAGCGGTGATGATGACACGAGTTCCTCGACGATTATTGCAAGCAATAGAGACAGGCAATTTACAAGAGTTACCAGAACCTATTTATACCCAAGGTTTAATTCGCCAATATGCTGATGCCCTTGGCTATAACGGTGCAGAATTTGCCAGTAAATTTCCCATTGGTTCACAGCGAATTAGCATGAAACCAATTTGGGCAAACACTCCTTTAAGCGAATTACGTCCCGTGCATCTCTACCTACTATACGTAGTAGTCATATTTTGCTCAGTAAATGGTTTATCCCAACTACTGGCGGTTGGAGGTATACAAGTCAATAAGCGTCAACAGGAGTCGCAATCAGAAAACCTTATCCAAGTCATTAATAATAGCCAAAAACCACAGCTACAAAATGCCAGTAATACCCTAGATACGGATAATGGGAGCCAACTAGAAATAGGTGTCACCATCAAGGAGAAATCCTGGATTCGTGTCGTAGTTGATGGTAGAACTCAATACGAAGGCGAACTTCCCCAAGGAACTCACCGCATTTGGCAAGCTCATGAACAGCTCACCGTCAAAGCTAGAGATGCTGGTAGTGTCTTAGTCAGTGTGAATAAAGAGCAAGCTAAACAGATGGGTGAACCTGGAACTGCGAAAGAAGTCACCATCGCTGCAAGTAGATCATAACTTCAATTTCTCACTCCTCTTGATGAAAACCAAGTCTAGAGGCTGTAGGGGCGGGTTTATGAGATATTCGTAAATCATTAAAGTATATTTGTAAACCCACCCTTACCGTTTTGTGAGAAATGCGGGATAAGTACAATTCCAAATCCCAAAGATATCTTTCGGGTTTTGAGTTTATATTTATTCCTTAGGTACAGGTGCGCGTCCGAATAAGGTTGTCAAAGCCTTGAGTTTCATACTTAATTCTTCCGTCAAATTATTTGTTTGATAACGCCATTCCCAGTTGCCCTCAGCCGTACTGGGATAATTCATGCGCGCTTCTGTCCCTAATCCTAAAATATCCTGTAGGGGAATAATGGCTTGATTTGCCACGGAAGCTAGAGCTAAACGAATCATATCCCAGTGAATTCCATCACGGCTAAAATCTCCCAGGTAAAGCCATAAATTACGCTTTTCCCACTCATTTGCTGTTTGGAACCAACCAACTGTTGTGTCATTATCATGAGTACCTGTATACACAACACAATTTCTAGGCATATTAAAAGGTAAAAAGGGATTAGCAGGGTCAGAACCAAAAGCAAAGTGCAGAACTTTCATTCCGGGGAATTCAAATTTATCCCTAATTTCTTCCACTTCTGGAGTAATAATTCCTAAATCTTCGGCGAGGACGGGTAATTTACCTAATTTTTCGCGAATAGTTTCAAACAACTCATCTCCCAAAGCTTTTACCCACTCTCCATTCATGGCAGTTTCTTCCCCCTGGGGAACAGCCCAAAAAGCCTCGAATCCTCGGAAATGGTCGATACGAATAATATCGACATAATCCAACATGGCTTCAAAACGTTGTACCCACCATTTGAAGTCTTGATTCTGTAATTCTTCCCATTTATAAACAGGATTACCCCACAATTGTCCTGTAGCACTAAAGTAATCTGGTGGTACACCAGCCATTAATGCTGCTTCTCCGGTTTCCTCATCAAGGCAAAATATTTCTGGATGCGCCCAGACATCAGCACTATCATGGGCAAC
The Calothrix sp. 336/3 DNA segment above includes these coding regions:
- a CDS encoding pseudouridine synthase; the encoded protein is MEERLQKVLSQWGIASRREAEEMIRRSRVRINGVLAQIGQKVNPQKDRITVDGQLISAQPRPALVYLLLNKPAGVVSTCEDPQGRQTVLDLLPPELRTGQGIHPVGRLDTNSTGAILLTNDGDLTFNLTHPRHNIPKTYQVWVKGHPPESVLQTWRAGVLLEGRKTRPAKIQIIHQLAEQTCLEIILQEGRNRQIRKVAQQLGYPVAKLHRTKIGSISLQTSPKAYLPPGKYRYLDEHEIICLQQSIKQIPINDSAGF
- a CDS encoding RodZ domain-containing protein: MKWLRRKDTQPSNPSLEQQRAEKLAELGELLGNSRKAHGLTLEEAVMMTRVPRRLLQAIETGNLQELPEPIYTQGLIRQYADALGYNGAEFASKFPIGSQRISMKPIWANTPLSELRPVHLYLLYVVVIFCSVNGLSQLLAVGGIQVNKRQQESQSENLIQVINNSQKPQLQNASNTLDTDNGSQLEIGVTIKEKSWIRVVVDGRTQYEGELPQGTHRIWQAHEQLTVKARDAGSVLVSVNKEQAKQMGEPGTAKEVTIAASRS
- the malQ gene encoding 4-alpha-glucanotransferase, giving the protein MPFPRSSGILLHPTSFPSRFGIGDLGLEAYKFIDFLQESSQQYWQVLPLGPTGFGNSPYMSYSAKAGNPFLISPEKLLDEGLLQESDFSQLPDFPGNQVNYEPAIALKNQLLQTACKNFKEKATPIQQKEFAGFCESKAYWLEDYALFMALKDAHQGASWHTWEAAIAKRQAEALEPIKRQLSGEIFYYKFTQYLFFRQWSEIKNYANMRGIEIIGDIPIYVAHDSADVWAHPEIFCLDEETGEAALMAGVPPDYFSATGQLWGNPVYKWEELQNQDFKWWVQRFEAMLDYVDIIRIDHFRGFEAFWAVPQGEETAMNGEWVKALGDELFETIREKLGKLPVLAEDLGIITPEVEEIRDKFEFPGMKVLHFAFGSDPANPFLPFNMPRNCVVYTGTHDNDTTVGWFQTANEWEKRNLWLYLGDFSRDGIHWDMIRLALASVANQAIIPLQDILGLGTEARMNYPSTAEGNWEWRYQTNNLTEELSMKLKALTTLFGRAPVPKE
- a CDS encoding DUF2993 domain-containing protein produces the protein MVENNSQTSSGKNIRVVTNILTKALKLWLKSQVSEISQLDIHIQTSDRQLLTGNVPLVSIGANYAVYQGLHLTKVQLVAENIRINIGSILKGKAIKLLEIVPVVGELSMEEVDLNTSISSDLLSTALNDVLDKLLPEDSLKSKPTKCQKIVLDNSQLILFCVSGTEGQESTFSEIRLNVEMISGQELHISQIEVQYNNGQMFKNEQGMTFYLGTDVDIQELKLIPGKLVCRGRINVNP